From one uncultured Paludibacter sp. genomic stretch:
- a CDS encoding conserved exported hypothetical protein (Evidence 4 : Unknown function but conserved in other organisms) translates to MKKVLFSFAFLVAFFAAFGQSNADSVKTQKQYTIDNCVTEFSMDKTIKTGVGYQFWFVNKDFTDGSTIKMSVVAPHSATHPPHKHAEDEYFFVLQGTAEFYLDGKTKIAGENTTFYCPSNVMHGIKNVGDTELRYLVIKKYLK, encoded by the coding sequence ATGAAAAAAGTATTGTTTAGTTTCGCATTTTTAGTTGCATTTTTTGCTGCGTTCGGGCAAAGCAACGCAGACTCAGTAAAAACACAAAAACAATATACAATAGATAATTGTGTTACTGAGTTTTCGATGGATAAAACAATCAAAACCGGTGTGGGTTATCAATTTTGGTTTGTAAATAAAGATTTTACCGATGGCAGTACCATAAAAATGAGTGTTGTCGCTCCACATTCAGCAACGCATCCTCCACATAAACACGCTGAAGACGAATACTTTTTTGTGTTACAAGGAACCGCTGAGTTTTATCTCGATGGAAAAACAAAAATTGCGGGAGAAAATACAACGTTCTACTGTCCTTCAAATGTAATGCACGGGATAAAAAATGTTGGAGATACCGAATTAAGATATCTGGTGATTAAAAAATATTTGAAATAA
- a CDS encoding DEAD/DEAH box helicase domain protein — MIFQEMNLKDEILSAIEELGYEQPMPIQEQVIPFMLNENADLVALAQTGTGKTAAFGLPILNMIDAKKHQVQALVLAPTRELCIQISNDLKNYAKNLTEIRIVPVYGGEDIRKQLKELDKTPQIVVATPGRLIDLTERGKIKLGNIDFLVLDEADEMLNMGFKEDLETILKETPETRRTTLFSATMPAEIARIARQYMKDYKEITVGTRNSGNENVEHIFYLANAKHRYLVLKRIVDLNPDVYGIVFCRTRQETKDIAEKLIEDGYNADALHGDLSQAQRDTAMQKFRIRHTQLLVATDVAARGLDVSDLTHVINYNLPDDVEVYTHRSGRTGRANKTGVSVSIIHSKEKHKIKDIERMLKRKFEQQQIPSGLEVCKKQLFFMIDKMQNVEVNEEQIEPYMDKIMKQLDYLSKEEILKRFVSLEFNRFLNYYKNAEDLNIPDHKYLSEERGERGERGERRKKKSGSRVRLKMNVGNKEGITPKKLLGIINDATDDRTINIGSIEVTNKFTFFDVFEDQVNQIMMAFENNPDMKVDIAKGSRSNDEGDFKKTRDKKYRNNNNDFKPKEESRRRKDDSYKAKDEKRWKKDDNFKSKNDKKSKRSDNYSVNDEKPWRKKRR, encoded by the coding sequence ATGATATTTCAAGAAATGAATTTGAAAGACGAGATTCTTTCGGCTATCGAAGAACTCGGCTATGAACAACCTATGCCCATACAGGAACAGGTAATCCCTTTTATGCTAAACGAAAATGCTGATTTAGTTGCACTTGCGCAAACCGGAACAGGAAAAACAGCAGCATTCGGACTGCCCATTTTAAATATGATTGATGCCAAAAAGCATCAAGTACAAGCGCTTGTACTTGCTCCCACGCGCGAACTTTGCATTCAGATTTCAAACGATTTGAAAAATTACGCCAAAAATCTGACTGAAATTAGAATTGTTCCCGTGTATGGAGGCGAAGATATTCGCAAACAATTGAAAGAACTGGACAAAACACCGCAAATAGTGGTGGCAACTCCGGGACGTTTGATAGATTTAACCGAACGCGGAAAAATAAAACTGGGAAACATAGATTTTCTTGTGCTGGACGAAGCGGATGAAATGCTAAATATGGGTTTCAAAGAAGATTTGGAAACCATTTTGAAAGAAACGCCTGAAACTCGCCGCACTACGCTTTTTTCAGCCACCATGCCTGCAGAAATCGCTCGCATCGCCCGCCAGTATATGAAAGATTATAAGGAAATTACGGTGGGAACTCGAAATTCGGGAAATGAAAATGTAGAACACATTTTTTATCTTGCAAACGCAAAACATCGCTATTTGGTTTTGAAACGGATTGTAGACTTAAATCCAGATGTTTATGGAATTGTTTTTTGCCGCACGCGTCAGGAAACCAAAGATATAGCAGAAAAACTCATAGAAGATGGTTATAATGCCGATGCGCTCCACGGCGACCTTTCGCAGGCGCAACGCGATACCGCTATGCAAAAATTCCGTATCCGCCATACGCAATTGCTCGTTGCAACCGATGTGGCTGCGCGCGGTTTGGATGTGAGCGATTTAACTCATGTAATCAATTACAATTTGCCCGATGATGTGGAAGTGTACACGCACCGCAGCGGACGTACCGGACGCGCCAACAAAACAGGAGTTTCCGTTTCTATTATCCATTCAAAAGAAAAACATAAAATAAAAGACATAGAGCGAATGCTGAAACGCAAGTTTGAGCAGCAGCAAATTCCAAGCGGACTCGAAGTATGTAAAAAACAACTTTTCTTCATGATTGATAAAATGCAAAATGTGGAAGTGAACGAGGAACAAATTGAACCGTATATGGATAAAATTATGAAGCAGTTGGATTATCTTTCAAAGGAAGAAATTCTGAAACGCTTTGTATCGTTGGAATTTAACCGTTTCTTGAATTATTATAAAAACGCTGAGGATTTAAATATCCCGGATCACAAATATTTATCGGAGGAAAGAGGCGAGAGAGGAGAAAGAGGTGAAAGAAGAAAGAAAAAATCGGGATCTCGCGTTCGCCTGAAAATGAATGTGGGAAACAAAGAAGGGATTACACCCAAAAAACTGCTGGGAATTATCAACGACGCTACCGACGACCGAACGATTAACATTGGAAGCATTGAAGTAACCAATAAATTTACGTTTTTCGATGTGTTTGAAGATCAGGTGAACCAAATAATGATGGCGTTTGAAAACAACCCCGATATGAAAGTGGACATTGCTAAAGGAAGCCGCTCCAATGATGAAGGCGATTTCAAAAAAACGCGCGATAAAAAATACCGCAACAATAACAACGATTTCAAACCCAAAGAAGAAAGCCGCCGCAGGAAAGACGACAGTTACAAAGCAAAGGACGAAAAACGGTGGAAAAAAGACGATAACTTCAAATCAAAAAACGATAAAAAAAGCAAACGCAGCGACAATTACAGCGTTAACGACGAAAAACCGTGGAGAAAAAAAAGAAGATAA
- a CDS encoding Arabinan endo-1 5-alpha-L-arabinosidase: MKTITAFLISILLFTGETPKNDISISKRLPSAAETLYQNPLFTPDLADPSFIKASDGWFYAYGTENVWEPGKHRITPIIKSKDMIHWEYVADAFQTKPVWHSRGGIWAPQIVFNSTDGTYYLYYSFSAWGDSNPGIGVAASKKPEGPFVDLGKILDNQSSGVTNSIDQFFIETGKGRNKKKYLIWGSFAGIYGVEMADMKTAKMETKFKIAGNGFEGSYIYEHNGYYYYFGSNGNCCDGAQSQYRLSVARSKSIKGPFLTKEGVNIIDNSIEGTPFLHGDKNTGWIGPGHNAEIIVDDRGRYFILYHAIQYSNPLLPNGATRRPLMMDEIIWIDGWPTIEGSVPSFELKSAPYFKKK, from the coding sequence ATGAAAACGATAACTGCATTTTTAATTTCCATCTTATTATTTACGGGCGAAACGCCTAAAAATGATATTTCAATATCAAAACGACTGCCTTCAGCTGCCGAAACATTATACCAAAACCCTCTTTTCACTCCCGATTTAGCCGACCCGAGTTTTATAAAAGCTTCCGACGGATGGTTTTACGCTTACGGTACCGAAAACGTATGGGAGCCAGGGAAACACCGTATTACCCCCATCATTAAATCAAAAGATATGATTCACTGGGAATATGTAGCGGATGCTTTTCAAACCAAGCCTGTCTGGCACTCACGTGGAGGCATTTGGGCGCCGCAAATTGTATTTAATTCAACCGACGGAACTTATTATTTATATTACAGCTTTTCAGCCTGGGGCGATTCAAACCCCGGAATTGGAGTTGCCGCCTCAAAAAAACCGGAAGGTCCTTTTGTTGACTTAGGCAAAATACTCGACAATCAATCGAGCGGGGTAACCAATAGCATTGACCAGTTTTTTATTGAAACCGGAAAAGGACGAAATAAAAAAAAATATCTTATCTGGGGTAGCTTTGCCGGTATTTATGGCGTGGAAATGGCAGATATGAAGACGGCAAAAATGGAAACAAAATTTAAAATTGCCGGAAATGGTTTTGAAGGTTCTTACATTTACGAGCACAATGGTTATTATTATTATTTTGGTTCGAACGGGAATTGCTGTGATGGAGCGCAAAGTCAATACCGTTTGAGCGTTGCCCGTTCAAAAAGCATCAAAGGTCCGTTTTTAACAAAAGAAGGAGTAAATATCATCGATAATTCCATCGAAGGAACTCCGTTTCTACACGGCGACAAAAATACAGGTTGGATAGGTCCCGGTCATAACGCCGAGATTATTGTAGACGATAGAGGCAGGTATTTCATTTTATATCACGCCATTCAATATTCCAACCCTTTGTTGCCCAATGGAGCCACGCGCCGTCCGCTTATGATGGATGAAATTATTTGGATTGACGGATGGCCCACAATTGAGGGGAGCGTTCCGAGTTTCGAATTAAAGAGCGCGCCTTATTTCAAAAAGAAATAA
- a CDS encoding conserved hypothetical protein (Evidence 4 : Unknown function but conserved in other organisms) codes for MELTPKIEIREIEWKGAFSWTGYEDKNNLDEIPDTEGVYLWTFQYKDGYLVYCAGITKSTKKRFRQHTLEYKSGNYTVFNVCEAEQGRRVEIWHGWSYARTHREEFNEQKEEILKAVEEQLKSFRVFVTQVPEKRERARLEAAIMNNIYNSTEPWAELADRGMALSKRKKHETPILINNKSSVKFYGLPKSFEI; via the coding sequence ATGGAATTAACGCCAAAGATTGAAATTAGAGAAATAGAATGGAAAGGAGCATTTTCGTGGACAGGCTATGAAGATAAAAATAATCTTGATGAAATTCCTGATACAGAGGGTGTTTATCTTTGGACGTTTCAATACAAAGACGGTTACTTGGTTTATTGTGCAGGAATAACAAAATCTACTAAAAAAAGATTTAGGCAACATACGTTAGAATATAAAAGTGGAAACTATACAGTATTTAACGTATGTGAGGCTGAACAAGGAAGACGAGTAGAAATTTGGCACGGTTGGTCATACGCAAGAACACATCGTGAAGAGTTTAATGAACAAAAAGAAGAAATTTTAAAAGCCGTAGAGGAGCAATTGAAATCTTTTAGGGTTTTTGTAACTCAAGTTCCAGAAAAAAGAGAAAGAGCACGATTAGAAGCCGCAATTATGAACAACATATACAACTCGACAGAACCTTGGGCAGAATTAGCAGACAGAGGAATGGCTTTAAGTAAACGGAAAAAGCATGAAACTCCTATCTTAATTAATAACAAAAGTTCTGTGAAATTCTACGGACTGCCGAAATCATTCGAAATATAG
- the kup gene encoding putative potassium transport system protein kup (Evidence 3 : Putative function from multiple computational evidences), whose protein sequence is MKKEHKVPFGIAGLVLAMGIVYGDIGTSPLYVLXAILSALPDGSKGNPXFIIGAISCLIWTMTLQTTIKYVFITLRADNHGEGGILSLFALIRKNYRWAYVIAAVGASTLLADGIITPAITVTSAVEGLKVLQPNLTLSSVLIITIAILVGLFLIQPLGTSRLGKSFGAIMXLWFTMLGTLGTASLIHYLPILQAFNPAFAIKFLIASPNALIILGAVFLCTTGAEALYSDLGHCGLENIRISWIFVKTTLILNYLGQGAWIITHPTLLVEEVNPFFTIMPTWFSLIGIIMATLAAIIASQALISGSFTIISEAISLDLWPNIHIXYPTEVKGQMYXPLINHALLILCIVIVLIFQSSSNMEAAYGLAITITMMMTSILLFIYLKNKNVSMLFAIPITAFFLTVETGFLIANMLKFAHGGYITILXAGFLFFIIYIWYNGRRIKNRSTTYTPISKFIPQIEKVSSDESIPKYCTHLVYVTRAKYPDEMETKIIQSLIHRQPKRADTYWFVYLKRSDEPYVFKYDVKTFIPGKIFRLDIEAGFKMGIHVDTYVHQICREMEKQGEVDLTXRYASLREAKIEGDFRFVVVERIIRNVDLPMIPKAIINLYYGIKKFTTSDTEILDLDPSVVSLEYVPLKNLRPAPRANQPYFSYEEDL, encoded by the coding sequence ATGAAGAAAGAGCACAAAGTACCCTTTGGAATTGCCGGATTAGTGCTGGCGATGGGAATTGTGTATGGCGATATCGGGACTTCGCCATTGTATGTATTGANAGCTATTTTATCCGCTTTACCTGATGGTTCAAAAGGAAACCCGNACTTTATTATCGGAGCTATTTCCTGTCTTATTTGGACAATGACTCTCCAAACAACAATAAAATATGTATTTATAACTTTACGTGCCGATAATCACGGTGAAGGTGGAATTTTATCTCTTTTCGCTTTAATCCGTAAAAATTATCGTTGGGCTTACGTAATTGCCGCTGTAGGAGCTTCCACTTTACTTGCCGACGGAATTATTACTCCCGCCATTACAGTAACATCGGCTGTGGAAGGGCTGAAAGTGCTACAACCCAATCTCACGTTAAGTTCGGTACTTATCATAACCATTGCCATTTTGGTAGGTTTATTTTTAATTCAACCATTAGGCACCTCCCGACTTGGAAAATCATTCGGAGCCATTATGNTTCTTTGGTTTACAATGCTGGGCACTTTAGGAACGGCTTCTTTAATTCATTATTTACCTATATTACAAGCGTTTAATCCGGCTTTTGCCATAAAATTCCTGATAGCTTCGCCAAACGCGCTCATTATTCTTGGAGCCGTTTTCCTTTGTACAACGGGTGCAGAAGCGCTTTACTCCGATTTAGGACATTGCGGCTTGGAAAACATTCGTATTTCTTGGATTTTTGTTAAAACCACACTGATATTAAATTATTTGGGTCAGGGAGCTTGGATTATAACCCATCCCACTCTTTTGGTGGAAGAAGTTAATCCGTTTTTCACCATTATGCCGACTTGGTTCTCTCTTATAGGAATTATAATGGCTACACTTGCTGCAATTATTGCCAGTCAGGCGTTAATAAGCGGTTCATTTACCATTATCAGCGAGGCAATTTCACTTGATTTGTGGCCCAATATTCACATTAANTATCCTACCGAAGTAAAAGGGCAAATGTATATNCCGCTTATTAATCATGCACTTCTNATACTTTGTATTGTGATTGTTTTAATATTCCAGTCTTCATCCAATATGGAAGCTGCTTACGGNCTCGCTATTACCATTACAATGATGATGACTTCAATATTACTGTTTATCTACTTGAAAAACAAAAATGTTTCAATGCTATTTGCAATACCAATTACCGCATTTTTCCTCACGGTTGAAACCGGATTTCTAATTGCAAATATGCTTAAGTTTGCACACGGAGGTTACATTACTATTTTAATNGCCGGCTTCTTATTTTTCATTATTTATATTTGGTACAACGGAAGAAGAATTAAAAACCGCAGCACTACTTATACACCTATAAGCAAATTTATTCCTCAAATAGAAAAAGTCAGTTCCGATGAATCCATTCCAAAATACTGCACTCATTTGGTATATGTAACCCGTGCGAAATATCCGGACGAAATGGAAACAAAAATCATTCAATCNCTTATTCACAGGCAGCCAAAACGTGCTGATACTTACTGGTTTGTTTATTTAAAAAGAAGCGACGAACCGTATGTTTTCAAATATGATGTTAAAACATTTATTCCGGGTAAAATTTTCAGATTGGATATTGAAGCGGGATTTAAAATGGGGATTCATGTNGATACGTACGTGCATCAAATTTGCAGAGAAATGGAAAAACAAGGNGAAGTAGATTTAACAAGNCGTTACGCTTCGTTGCGTGAGGCAAAAATTGAAGGNGATTTCCGTTTTGTAGTTGTAGAACGCATTATCCGTAATGTAGATTTGCCAATGATACCAAAAGCAATTATCAATTTGTATTACGGAATAAAGAAATTCACCACTTCCGATACCGAAATATTAGATTTGGATCCATCGGTTGTTTCTTTGGAATACGTTCCGTTAAAGAACTTGCGTCCTGCGCCGAGAGCAAATCAACCCTATTTTAGTTATGAAGAAGATTTATAA
- a CDS encoding hypothetical protein (Evidence 5 : Unknown function) translates to MTYENFISYIEHPENLAEEQIPELKELIEKFPYFGAAHWLYLKALKNTNSIYYGAELNKTAVFSQERRQLYFFIHPEELETKNNRERVSKDGSYFDMIESFESSDENKRQSLKSLAERLKAARENLKSSENR, encoded by the coding sequence ATGACGTACGAAAATTTCATATCATACATTGAACATCCTGAGAATTTGGCGGAAGAACAAATTCCTGAACTCAAGGAGTTGATAGAGAAATTTCCCTATTTTGGCGCAGCTCATTGGCTTTATTTGAAAGCGTTGAAAAACACCAATAGCATTTACTATGGGGCAGAATTAAATAAAACGGCTGTTTTTTCACAGGAAAGGAGACAACTCTATTTTTTTATTCATCCCGAGGAGCTTGAAACAAAAAATAATAGGGAACGAGTATCCAAAGACGGAAGTTATTTTGATATGATAGAAAGTTTTGAAAGTAGTGATGAAAACAAACGGCAATCATTGAAAAGTTTGGCTGAAAGATTAAAAGCAGCGCGTGAAAATTTAAAATCTTCTGAAAACCGATAA
- a CDS encoding Alanine dehydrogenase (fragment), translated as MVFTYFHFASEEKLTKAMIESKAXXLAYETVVNNGTXPXLIPMSEVAGRMSVQEGAKFLEKPQGGKGILLGGVPGVKAANVLVIGGGIVGTQAALMAAGLGARVTIADISLPRLRYLSEIMPANVDTLMSSKYNIESLLPTTDXVIGAVLIPGAKAPFVITKEMLKLMQPGSVLVDVAIDQGGCFETSKPTTHAEPIYEVDGIVHYCVANIPGAVPFTSTLALTNATLPYAVQLANKGWEKACADSKDLREGLNIVKGKVVYKAVAETFDLACEEISL; from the coding sequence TTGGTATTTACTTATTTCCACTTTGCATCGGAAGAAAAACTTACCAAAGCGATGATTGAAAGCAAAGCGNTNTGNTTGGCTTACGAAACGGTTGTTAACAACGGAACATTNCCNNTNCTTATACCTATGTCGGAAGTNGCAGGACGTATGTCGGTACAGGAAGGCGCTAAATTTTTGGAAAAACCGCAAGGAGGAAAAGGAATTTTACTTGGAGGCGTTCCCGGTGTGAAAGCTGCCAACGTATTGGTTATTGGCGGCGGAATTGTTGGAACACAAGCAGCATTGATGGCAGCCGGACTGGGCGCGCGCGTAACTATTGCCGATATTTCACTTCCACGCCTGCGCTATTTGAGCGAAATTATGCCCGCCAACGTAGATACGTTGATGTCAAGCAAATACAACATCGAGTCATTGCTTCCCACAACCGATTTNGTAATTGGAGCCGTGTTGATTCCCGGAGCAAAAGCGCCATTTGTAATTACAAAAGAAATGTTGAAACTGATGCAGCCGGGCTCCGTTTTGGTAGACGTAGCGATTGACCAGGGCGGATGTTTTGAAACATCAAAACCTACCACCCACGCTGAACCTATTTACGAAGTGGACGGAATTGTACACTATTGCGTAGCAAATATACCGGGAGCAGTGCCTTTTACTTCTACGCTGGCGCTTACCAACGCCACACTGCCTTACGCCGTGCAACTTGCAAACAAAGGATGGGAAAAAGCGTGCGCCGACAGCAAAGATTTACGCGAAGGACTGAATATTGTAAAAGGAAAAGTGGTTTACAAAGCCGTAGCGGAAACATTTGATTTAGCTTGCGAAGAAATTAGCTTATAG
- a CDS encoding Protein translocase subunit secG yields MSGLLITLTILIIIAAILLTLVVLVQNSKGGGLAAGFQSSNQIMGVKRTTDFIEKATWGLAGFMIVLSIIVVGIQSNSRQVVDDSEIKEQSVDLNNQMQKGMATPNFGETPAQQQDQQAAPAQAPAAQPEKK; encoded by the coding sequence ATGAGCGGTTTATTAATTACATTGACAATTTTAATAATTATTGCAGCCATTTTATTAACCTTAGTTGTGTTGGTTCAAAATTCAAAAGGAGGTGGTTTAGCTGCCGGTTTTCAATCATCCAATCAAATTATGGGTGTAAAACGTACAACCGATTTTATTGAAAAAGCTACGTGGGGTTTGGCTGGCTTTATGATTGTTCTTTCTATTATAGTGGTGGGAATACAATCCAACAGTCGTCAGGTGGTAGATGATTCTGAAATTAAAGAACAATCTGTAGATTTGAACAATCAAATGCAAAAAGGGATGGCAACTCCTAATTTTGGAGAAACTCCTGCACAACAACAAGATCAGCAAGCAGCTCCTGCTCAAGCACCTGCGGCACAGCCTGAAAAGAAATAA
- a CDS encoding hypothetical protein (Evidence 5 : Unknown function) yields the protein MCLSNIVMCLRLIVMHLSYIVMSLSHIIMSLGHIIMCLGHFIMSLGNIVMYLTLIVMSLSHIVVLLSLIVINFHC from the coding sequence ATGTGTTTAAGCAATATTGTTATGTGTTTAAGACTTATCGTTATGCATTTATCTTATATTGTTATGTCTTTAAGCCATATTATTATGTCTTTAGGTCATATTATTATGTGTTTAGGTCATTTTATTATGTCTTTAGGCAATATTGTTATGTATTTGACCCTTATCGTTATGTCTTTAAGCCATATCGTTGTGTTATTAAGCCTTATTGTTATTAATTTTCATTGTTAA
- a CDS encoding Transcriptional regulator, producing the protein MKLSELQGVKQKFSIIGTSELLDRAIDIAVQVAPTDLSVLITGESGVGKENFPQIIHSYSHRKHGPYIAVNCGAIPEGTIDSELFGHEKGSFTGATSDRKGYFEVADGGTIFLDEVGELPQATQVRLLRVLEAGEFIKVGSSKIQKTDVRVVAATXLNMQQAIRDGKFREDLYYRLNTVPINIPPLRERKEDIPLLFRKFAADFAEKYRMPPVRLTDDARIMLMNYYWNGNVRQLKNITEQISVIEQQREITPAILRSYLPNENMERXPALSTNLIDNKTFNSEREILYQVLFDMKRDMAELKKTVSNLMSGNPVDVHSGSYHDQSSTHPITIEYKSEDALGKKTTKFDNIDDVETIQDVEEYLENLEEKHQTLADMERKMIEQALEKNKGKRRAAAKDLQISERTLYRKIKEYGLES; encoded by the coding sequence ATGAAACTATCAGAACTACAAGGAGTTAAACAAAAGTTCTCTATTATAGGAACTTCAGAATTACTTGATAGAGCTATTGATATTGCGGTGCAAGTAGCTCCCACCGATTTATCTGTGCTCATAACAGGTGAAAGCGGCGTGGGGAAAGAAAACTTCCCACAAATTATTCATAGTTACAGTCATCGCAAACACGGACCTTACATCGCAGTAAACTGCGGCGCAATTCCCGAAGGTACAATCGATTCCGAACTTTTTGGGCACGAAAAGGGCTCATTTACGGGCGCAACAAGCGACAGAAAAGGATATTTTGAAGTTGCCGATGGAGGAACTATTTTTTTGGATGAAGTAGGAGAGTTGCCTCAGGCGACGCAGGTACGTTTGTTGCGAGTATTGGAAGCTGGCGAATTTATCAAAGTCGGCTCGTCAAAAATTCAAAAAACGGATGTTCGTGTAGTTGCCGCCACTAANTTAAATATGCAACAAGCGATACGTGATGGAAAATTTCGTGAAGATTTATATTATCGTTTAAACACCGTACCTATTAATATTCCGCCTTTAAGGGAAAGAAAAGAAGATATCCCATTGTTATTCAGAAAGTTTGCGGCGGATTTTGCTGAAAAATACCGTATGCCGCCTGTTAGATTGACTGATGATGCCCGAATAATGTTGATGAATTATTATTGGAATGGAAATGTTCGACAATTGAAAAATATTACGGAACAAATATCCGTTATTGAACAACAGCGTGAAATAACGCCGGCAATTTTACGTTCTTATCTTCCGAATGAAAATATGGAACGTTTNCCNGCTTTATCTACAAATCTNATCGATAATAAAACATTTAACAGCGAAAGAGAAATCCTGTATCAGGTGCTTTTTGATATGAAGCGCGATATGGCGGAATTGAAAAAAACAGTAAGCAATTTAATGAGCGGCAATCCTGTGGATGTTCATTCCGGCTCTTATCACGACCAAAGTTCTACGCATCCTATAACCATAGAATATAAATCTGAAGATGCGCTAGGAAAAAAAACAACCAAATTTGACAATATTGATGATGTGGAAACCATTCAGGATGTAGAAGAATATTTAGAAAATCTGGAAGAAAAACATCAAACATTGGCTGATATGGAGCGTAAAATGATAGAACAAGCGTTGGAAAAGAACAAAGGAAAACGGAGAGCCGCAGCCAAAGATTTACAAATATCGGAACGTACGCTCTATCGNAAAATTAAGGAATACGGATTGGAATCTTAG
- a CDS encoding putative HD superfamily hydrolase (Evidence 3 : Putative function from multiple computational evidences) translates to MTQENLLKQIEFIKEIDKIKYIQRRTKLFNSDRNENDAEHSWHLAMMAIVLSEYSDVKIDLIKVIKMVLIHDIVEIDAGDTFIYDQNKNHDNTEEELKSAKRIFGILPEKQAKEFIEIWTEFEDGISNEAKFAKSMDRFEPLLQNTSNNGGTWKEFGVKYQTVYDKKKIIKNGSKELWNYAEKLIEDSVEKGVLQK, encoded by the coding sequence ATGACACAAGAAAATTTATTGAAGCAAATAGAGTTTATTAAAGAAATTGATAAAATAAAATACATACAGAGACGCACAAAATTATTTAATAGCGACCGCAACGAAAACGACGCCGAACATAGCTGGCACCTGGCTATGATGGCAATTGTATTAAGTGAATATTCCGATGTGAAAATTGATTTAATAAAAGTAATAAAAATGGTATTAATACACGATATAGTAGAAATTGATGCCGGCGACACCTTTATATACGACCAGAATAAAAATCACGATAATACGGAGGAAGAGCTGAAATCCGCCAAACGGATTTTTGGCATCCTGCCTGAAAAGCAGGCGAAAGAATTTATTGAAATCTGGACTGAGTTTGAAGATGGCATCTCAAACGAGGCAAAATTTGCCAAATCAATGGATAGGTTTGAACCTTTATTACAGAATACATCCAACAATGGCGGGACGTGGAAAGAATTTGGAGTAAAATATCAAACCGTTTATGATAAGAAAAAAATAATAAAAAACGGTTCCAAAGAACTATGGAATTATGCCGAAAAGCTTATTGAAGATAGCGTTGAAAAAGGTGTTTTACAGAAATAA
- a CDS encoding conserved hypothetical protein (Evidence 4 : Unknown function but conserved in other organisms), with amino-acid sequence MKFSKKIYFLTLFGGLLLLSSCSISYKFNGASIDYNTVKSISIADFPNNAELVNPALAQTFTEALRDKYIRQTRLKILKQSGDMQLDGEIVGYQLTSMAISADSYASETRLTLTINVRFTNTKNPDEDFENKYSAYQMFDSSKMLNDVQDELVKIMVDEIVDKIYNDTVAKW; translated from the coding sequence ATGAAATTTTCAAAAAAAATATATTTTCTAACACTATTTGGAGGGCTGTTGTTACTTTCATCTTGTTCTATTTCTTATAAATTTAATGGAGCTTCTATTGATTATAACACGGTAAAAAGCATTTCCATAGCCGATTTTCCTAACAATGCCGAGTTGGTAAATCCGGCTTTGGCACAAACATTTACTGAAGCGTTGCGTGATAAATACATCCGGCAAACGCGTTTGAAAATTTTAAAACAAAGCGGCGATATGCAATTGGATGGCGAAATTGTTGGATACCAGCTTACTTCAATGGCTATCAGCGCCGATTCTTACGCTTCCGAAACACGTCTTACACTCACCATTAATGTTCGTTTTACCAACACAAAAAACCCGGACGAAGATTTTGAAAATAAATATTCGGCTTATCAAATGTTCGACAGCAGCAAAATGCTCAACGATGTGCAAGACGAGTTGGTTAAAATTATGGTGGATGAAATTGTGGATAAAATATACAACGATACGGTTGCCAAATGGTAA